The Apis mellifera strain DH4 linkage group LG8, Amel_HAv3.1, whole genome shotgun sequence genome contains a region encoding:
- the LOC551841 gene encoding probable dolichyl pyrophosphate Glc1Man9GlcNAc2 alpha-1,3-glucosyltransferase isoform X2, whose translation MNITNNKSNKNNSVLKRTKKINSILEERNINKIIFCVLILVTCFKVLLIPVYRSTDFEVHRNWLAITHSLPLKEWYVNANSQWTLDYPPLFAWFEYFLSHIARFIDHDMLKVKNLNYASFNTILFQRGSVIILDLVFTYGVKEIGKVFCNTFDEHVMFIVFSLCNMGLLVVDHIHFQYNGFLLGIFLLAIANVSKINKQISILYGTLCFALLLNLKHIYLYVAPVFIVWLLRSYCMNNGSFFRRLFVLGGIVFISLIISFGPFISQLPQVISRLFPFKRGLVHAYWAANIWALYIAIDKTIFLILKKLKWLKITRSAVMTAGLVQEESFLVLPTPTPIITFLLTIFSMIPSLYCLLCKKEYFTNSRQFVRCLVLCALSSFIFGWHVHEKAILTAIIPIVLATTNKNDARIYLILSCAGHTALLPLLYLNNLTPLKILLLLIYIIAIFLAFCQKFNLDLLYSYEYIYVFTLPILTLYETIIHKIIFGEALPFLPLALTSIYCAIGIIYSWIFYYYMFLQYNKIYNQKKKVQ comes from the exons ataaaattatattttgtgtatTAATTCTTGTTACATGCTTTAAAGTACTTCTAATTCCCGTATA TCGTTCTACGGATTTTGAAGTACATCGCAACTGGCTCGCTATAACACATAGTTTACCATTAAAAGAATGGTATGTGAATGCCAATTCACAATGGACTTTAGATTATCCACCATTATTTGCAtggtttgaatattttctcagTCATATTGCAAGATTTATAGATCATGATATGCTGAAAGTGAAAAATCTGAATTATGCATCATTTAATACCATACTTTTTCAAAGAGGTtctgttataattttagatttagtaTTTACTTATGGAGTTAAAGa aattggcAAAGTATTTTGCAACACTTTTGATGAACATGTTATGTTCatagttttttctttatgcAATATGGGATTATTAGTAGTGGATCatatacattttcaatataatggGTTTTTACTTGGTATTTTTCTACTTGCTATTGCAaatgtttctaaaataaataaacag atatctattttatatggaACATTATGCTTTGCCTTATTACTAAacttaaaacatatttatttatatgttgcaCCAGTGTTTATAGTATGGTTACTTAGATCATATTGTATGAACAATGGTTCATTTTTTAGACGTTTGTTTGTACTTGGAGGCATAGTTTTTATTAGTCTGATAATTTCATTTGGTCCATTTATTTCGCAATTACCTcag gTAATTTCAAGGTTATTTCCATTCAAAAGAGGTTTAGTACATGCATATTGGGCAGCAAATATTTGGGCATTATATATAGCTAtagataaaacaatatttttaattttaaaaaaattaaaatggctAAAAATTACTAGATCAGCAGTAATGACAGCTGGTTTAGTTCAAGAAGAATCATTCTTAGTTTTACCAACTCCTACTccaattataacatttttattaaccaTTTTCTCAATGATA cCCTCATTGTAttgtttattatgtaaaaaagaatatttcacaaattcaAGACAGTTTGTACGATGTTTAGTTCTATGTGCTTTAAGTTCTTTCATATTTGGTTGGCATGTACATGAAAAAGCTATTTTAACTGCTATCATACCAAT tgtATTGGCAACAACAAACAAGAATGATgctagaatatatttaattctaagcTGTGCTGGACATACTGCTCTTTTACCtctactttatttaaataatttaactccattaaaaattttgctacttttaatatatataattgcaatttttttagcTTTCtgtcaaaaattcaatttagatTTACTTTattcatatgaatatatatatgtattcactTTACCAATATTAACACtatatgaaacaataatacataaaataatatttggagAAGCATTACCATTTTTACCTCTAGCACTTACTTCAATATATTGTGCTataggaataatttattcttggattttttattattatatgtttttacaatataacaaaatttataaccaaaaaaagaaagtacaat
- the LOC551841 gene encoding probable dolichyl pyrophosphate Glc1Man9GlcNAc2 alpha-1,3-glucosyltransferase isoform X1, producing the protein MNITNNKSNKNNSVLKRTKKINSILEERNINKIIFCVLILVTCFKVLLIPVYRSTDFEVHRNWLAITHSLPLKEWYVNANSQWTLDYPPLFAWFEYFLSHIARFIDHDMLKVKNLNYASFNTILFQRGSVIILDLVFTYGVKEIGKVFCNTFDEHVMFIVFSLCNMGLLVVDHIHFQYNGFLLGIFLLAIANVSKINKQISILYGTLCFALLLNLKHIYLYVAPVFIVWLLRSYCMNNGSFFRRLFVLGGIVFISLIISFGPFISQLPQVISRLFPFKRGLVHAYWAANIWALYIAIDKTIFLILKKLKWLKITRSAVMTAGLVQEESFLVLPTPTPIITFLLTIFSMIPSLYCLLCKKEYFTNSRQFVRCLVLCALSSFIFGWHVHEKAILTAIIPMCVLATTNKNDARIYLILSCAGHTALLPLLYLNNLTPLKILLLLIYIIAIFLAFCQKFNLDLLYSYEYIYVFTLPILTLYETIIHKIIFGEALPFLPLALTSIYCAIGIIYSWIFYYYMFLQYNKIYNQKKKVQ; encoded by the exons ataaaattatattttgtgtatTAATTCTTGTTACATGCTTTAAAGTACTTCTAATTCCCGTATA TCGTTCTACGGATTTTGAAGTACATCGCAACTGGCTCGCTATAACACATAGTTTACCATTAAAAGAATGGTATGTGAATGCCAATTCACAATGGACTTTAGATTATCCACCATTATTTGCAtggtttgaatattttctcagTCATATTGCAAGATTTATAGATCATGATATGCTGAAAGTGAAAAATCTGAATTATGCATCATTTAATACCATACTTTTTCAAAGAGGTtctgttataattttagatttagtaTTTACTTATGGAGTTAAAGa aattggcAAAGTATTTTGCAACACTTTTGATGAACATGTTATGTTCatagttttttctttatgcAATATGGGATTATTAGTAGTGGATCatatacattttcaatataatggGTTTTTACTTGGTATTTTTCTACTTGCTATTGCAaatgtttctaaaataaataaacag atatctattttatatggaACATTATGCTTTGCCTTATTACTAAacttaaaacatatttatttatatgttgcaCCAGTGTTTATAGTATGGTTACTTAGATCATATTGTATGAACAATGGTTCATTTTTTAGACGTTTGTTTGTACTTGGAGGCATAGTTTTTATTAGTCTGATAATTTCATTTGGTCCATTTATTTCGCAATTACCTcag gTAATTTCAAGGTTATTTCCATTCAAAAGAGGTTTAGTACATGCATATTGGGCAGCAAATATTTGGGCATTATATATAGCTAtagataaaacaatatttttaattttaaaaaaattaaaatggctAAAAATTACTAGATCAGCAGTAATGACAGCTGGTTTAGTTCAAGAAGAATCATTCTTAGTTTTACCAACTCCTACTccaattataacatttttattaaccaTTTTCTCAATGATA cCCTCATTGTAttgtttattatgtaaaaaagaatatttcacaaattcaAGACAGTTTGTACGATGTTTAGTTCTATGTGCTTTAAGTTCTTTCATATTTGGTTGGCATGTACATGAAAAAGCTATTTTAACTGCTATCATACCAATGtg tgtATTGGCAACAACAAACAAGAATGATgctagaatatatttaattctaagcTGTGCTGGACATACTGCTCTTTTACCtctactttatttaaataatttaactccattaaaaattttgctacttttaatatatataattgcaatttttttagcTTTCtgtcaaaaattcaatttagatTTACTTTattcatatgaatatatatatgtattcactTTACCAATATTAACACtatatgaaacaataatacataaaataatatttggagAAGCATTACCATTTTTACCTCTAGCACTTACTTCAATATATTGTGCTataggaataatttattcttggattttttattattatatgtttttacaatataacaaaatttataaccaaaaaaagaaagtacaat
- the LOC551841 gene encoding probable dolichyl pyrophosphate Glc1Man9GlcNAc2 alpha-1,3-glucosyltransferase isoform X3: protein MLKVKNLNYASFNTILFQRGSVIILDLVFTYGVKEIGKVFCNTFDEHVMFIVFSLCNMGLLVVDHIHFQYNGFLLGIFLLAIANVSKINKQISILYGTLCFALLLNLKHIYLYVAPVFIVWLLRSYCMNNGSFFRRLFVLGGIVFISLIISFGPFISQLPQVISRLFPFKRGLVHAYWAANIWALYIAIDKTIFLILKKLKWLKITRSAVMTAGLVQEESFLVLPTPTPIITFLLTIFSMIPSLYCLLCKKEYFTNSRQFVRCLVLCALSSFIFGWHVHEKAILTAIIPMCVLATTNKNDARIYLILSCAGHTALLPLLYLNNLTPLKILLLLIYIIAIFLAFCQKFNLDLLYSYEYIYVFTLPILTLYETIIHKIIFGEALPFLPLALTSIYCAIGIIYSWIFYYYMFLQYNKIYNQKKKVQ, encoded by the exons ATGCTGAAAGTGAAAAATCTGAATTATGCATCATTTAATACCATACTTTTTCAAAGAGGTtctgttataattttagatttagtaTTTACTTATGGAGTTAAAGa aattggcAAAGTATTTTGCAACACTTTTGATGAACATGTTATGTTCatagttttttctttatgcAATATGGGATTATTAGTAGTGGATCatatacattttcaatataatggGTTTTTACTTGGTATTTTTCTACTTGCTATTGCAaatgtttctaaaataaataaacag atatctattttatatggaACATTATGCTTTGCCTTATTACTAAacttaaaacatatttatttatatgttgcaCCAGTGTTTATAGTATGGTTACTTAGATCATATTGTATGAACAATGGTTCATTTTTTAGACGTTTGTTTGTACTTGGAGGCATAGTTTTTATTAGTCTGATAATTTCATTTGGTCCATTTATTTCGCAATTACCTcag gTAATTTCAAGGTTATTTCCATTCAAAAGAGGTTTAGTACATGCATATTGGGCAGCAAATATTTGGGCATTATATATAGCTAtagataaaacaatatttttaattttaaaaaaattaaaatggctAAAAATTACTAGATCAGCAGTAATGACAGCTGGTTTAGTTCAAGAAGAATCATTCTTAGTTTTACCAACTCCTACTccaattataacatttttattaaccaTTTTCTCAATGATA cCCTCATTGTAttgtttattatgtaaaaaagaatatttcacaaattcaAGACAGTTTGTACGATGTTTAGTTCTATGTGCTTTAAGTTCTTTCATATTTGGTTGGCATGTACATGAAAAAGCTATTTTAACTGCTATCATACCAATGtg tgtATTGGCAACAACAAACAAGAATGATgctagaatatatttaattctaagcTGTGCTGGACATACTGCTCTTTTACCtctactttatttaaataatttaactccattaaaaattttgctacttttaatatatataattgcaatttttttagcTTTCtgtcaaaaattcaatttagatTTACTTTattcatatgaatatatatatgtattcactTTACCAATATTAACACtatatgaaacaataatacataaaataatatttggagAAGCATTACCATTTTTACCTCTAGCACTTACTTCAATATATTGTGCTataggaataatttattcttggattttttattattatatgtttttacaatataacaaaatttataaccaaaaaaagaaagtacaat